From one Dama dama isolate Ldn47 chromosome 32, ASM3311817v1, whole genome shotgun sequence genomic stretch:
- the THAP1 gene encoding THAP domain-containing protein 1 isoform X1 translates to MVQSCSAYGCKNRYDKDKPVSFHKFPLTRPSLCKKWEAAVRRKNFKPTKYSSICSEHFTPDCFKRECNNKLLKEDAVPTIFLCTEPHDKKEDLLEPQEQPPPPPLTPPISQVDAAIGLLMPPLQTPDNLSVFCDHNYTVEDTMHQRKRIHQLEQQVEKLRKKLKTAQQRCRRQERQLEKLKEVVHFQKEKDDVSERGYVILPNDYFEIVEVPA, encoded by the exons ATGGTACAGTCCTGTTCCGCCTACGGCTGCAAGAACCGATACGACAAGGATAAACCCGTTTCTTTTCACAA GTTTCCTCTTACTCGACCCAGTCTCTGTAAGAAATGGGAGGCAGCCGTCAGAAGGAAAAACTTTAAGCCCACGAAGTACAGCAGCATCTGCTCAGAGCACTTCACCCCGGACTGCTTTAAGCGGGAGTGCAACAACAAGCTGCTGAAAGAGGATGCTGTCCCCACGATATTTCTTTGCACCGAGCCGCACGACAAG aaagaagatctcctggagccgCAGGAACAGCCCCCGCCGCCTCCTTTAACGCCCCCCATTTCCCAGGTTGATGCCGCGATCGGGTTGCTCATGCCTCCTCTTCAGACCCCCGATAACCTCTCCGTGTTCTGTGACCACAACTACACCGTGGAGGACACCATGCACCAGCGGAAGAGGATCCACCAGCTGGAGCAGCAAGTGGAGAAGCTCCGGAAGAAGCTCAAGACTGCCCAGCAGCGGTGCCGCAGACAGGAGAGGCAGCTGGAGAAGTTGAAGGAGGTGGTGCACTTCCAGAAGGAGAAAGACGACGTCTCCGAGAGGGGCTACGTGATTCTCCCCAATGACTACTTCGAGATAGTCGAAGTCCcagcatga
- the THAP1 gene encoding THAP domain-containing protein 1 isoform X2 encodes MPFSIGQIQYLQILLRFPLTRPSLCKKWEAAVRRKNFKPTKYSSICSEHFTPDCFKRECNNKLLKEDAVPTIFLCTEPHDKKEDLLEPQEQPPPPPLTPPISQVDAAIGLLMPPLQTPDNLSVFCDHNYTVEDTMHQRKRIHQLEQQVEKLRKKLKTAQQRCRRQERQLEKLKEVVHFQKEKDDVSERGYVILPNDYFEIVEVPA; translated from the exons ATGCCATTTTCAATCGGCCAAATTCAGTATTTACAAATTCTATTACG GTTTCCTCTTACTCGACCCAGTCTCTGTAAGAAATGGGAGGCAGCCGTCAGAAGGAAAAACTTTAAGCCCACGAAGTACAGCAGCATCTGCTCAGAGCACTTCACCCCGGACTGCTTTAAGCGGGAGTGCAACAACAAGCTGCTGAAAGAGGATGCTGTCCCCACGATATTTCTTTGCACCGAGCCGCACGACAAG aaagaagatctcctggagccgCAGGAACAGCCCCCGCCGCCTCCTTTAACGCCCCCCATTTCCCAGGTTGATGCCGCGATCGGGTTGCTCATGCCTCCTCTTCAGACCCCCGATAACCTCTCCGTGTTCTGTGACCACAACTACACCGTGGAGGACACCATGCACCAGCGGAAGAGGATCCACCAGCTGGAGCAGCAAGTGGAGAAGCTCCGGAAGAAGCTCAAGACTGCCCAGCAGCGGTGCCGCAGACAGGAGAGGCAGCTGGAGAAGTTGAAGGAGGTGGTGCACTTCCAGAAGGAGAAAGACGACGTCTCCGAGAGGGGCTACGTGATTCTCCCCAATGACTACTTCGAGATAGTCGAAGTCCcagcatga
- the THAP1 gene encoding THAP domain-containing protein 1 isoform X4, with the protein MKRFPLTRPSLCKKWEAAVRRKNFKPTKYSSICSEHFTPDCFKRECNNKLLKEDAVPTIFLCTEPHDKKEDLLEPQEQPPPPPLTPPISQVDAAIGLLMPPLQTPDNLSVFCDHNYTVEDTMHQRKRIHQLEQQVEKLRKKLKTAQQRCRRQERQLEKLKEVVHFQKEKDDVSERGYVILPNDYFEIVEVPA; encoded by the exons ATGAAGAG GTTTCCTCTTACTCGACCCAGTCTCTGTAAGAAATGGGAGGCAGCCGTCAGAAGGAAAAACTTTAAGCCCACGAAGTACAGCAGCATCTGCTCAGAGCACTTCACCCCGGACTGCTTTAAGCGGGAGTGCAACAACAAGCTGCTGAAAGAGGATGCTGTCCCCACGATATTTCTTTGCACCGAGCCGCACGACAAG aaagaagatctcctggagccgCAGGAACAGCCCCCGCCGCCTCCTTTAACGCCCCCCATTTCCCAGGTTGATGCCGCGATCGGGTTGCTCATGCCTCCTCTTCAGACCCCCGATAACCTCTCCGTGTTCTGTGACCACAACTACACCGTGGAGGACACCATGCACCAGCGGAAGAGGATCCACCAGCTGGAGCAGCAAGTGGAGAAGCTCCGGAAGAAGCTCAAGACTGCCCAGCAGCGGTGCCGCAGACAGGAGAGGCAGCTGGAGAAGTTGAAGGAGGTGGTGCACTTCCAGAAGGAGAAAGACGACGTCTCCGAGAGGGGCTACGTGATTCTCCCCAATGACTACTTCGAGATAGTCGAAGTCCcagcatga
- the THAP1 gene encoding THAP domain-containing protein 1 isoform X3 has translation MWLPFNTFPLTRPSLCKKWEAAVRRKNFKPTKYSSICSEHFTPDCFKRECNNKLLKEDAVPTIFLCTEPHDKKEDLLEPQEQPPPPPLTPPISQVDAAIGLLMPPLQTPDNLSVFCDHNYTVEDTMHQRKRIHQLEQQVEKLRKKLKTAQQRCRRQERQLEKLKEVVHFQKEKDDVSERGYVILPNDYFEIVEVPA, from the exons ATGTGGCTGCCTTTTAATAC GTTTCCTCTTACTCGACCCAGTCTCTGTAAGAAATGGGAGGCAGCCGTCAGAAGGAAAAACTTTAAGCCCACGAAGTACAGCAGCATCTGCTCAGAGCACTTCACCCCGGACTGCTTTAAGCGGGAGTGCAACAACAAGCTGCTGAAAGAGGATGCTGTCCCCACGATATTTCTTTGCACCGAGCCGCACGACAAG aaagaagatctcctggagccgCAGGAACAGCCCCCGCCGCCTCCTTTAACGCCCCCCATTTCCCAGGTTGATGCCGCGATCGGGTTGCTCATGCCTCCTCTTCAGACCCCCGATAACCTCTCCGTGTTCTGTGACCACAACTACACCGTGGAGGACACCATGCACCAGCGGAAGAGGATCCACCAGCTGGAGCAGCAAGTGGAGAAGCTCCGGAAGAAGCTCAAGACTGCCCAGCAGCGGTGCCGCAGACAGGAGAGGCAGCTGGAGAAGTTGAAGGAGGTGGTGCACTTCCAGAAGGAGAAAGACGACGTCTCCGAGAGGGGCTACGTGATTCTCCCCAATGACTACTTCGAGATAGTCGAAGTCCcagcatga